Proteins encoded within one genomic window of Novosphingobium sp. 9U:
- the hemH gene encoding ferrochelatase yields the protein MTRPPDHPRVAFGRVGVLLVNLGTPEDASPAAVRRYLAEFLSDRRVVEIPRAVWRPILHGVILRTRPRKSAHAYAQVWGEDGSPLAAITARQARALREGIGDGVIVDWAMRYGKPAFGDRFAALQAQGCDRILVAPLYPQYSAATNASVMDALCKALAAMRWQPAVRTLPPYYDDPGYIDALAQDLGAQIDALPFVPETLLLSFHGMPERTLRLGDPYYCHCQKTARLLSSALAGRFPNLRITTTFQSRFGRAKWLEPATDTVIESEARSGTCRLVVAAPGFSADCLETLEELAIRGRDSFLAAGGSEYATLTCLNDGSAGMAMIEQLIRRELSGWA from the coding sequence GTGACCCGGCCCCCTGATCACCCGCGCGTTGCCTTCGGCCGCGTCGGCGTGCTGCTCGTCAACCTCGGCACGCCTGAGGATGCGAGCCCCGCTGCCGTGCGCCGCTACCTGGCCGAGTTTCTTAGCGACCGCCGCGTGGTGGAGATCCCGCGGGCCGTGTGGCGGCCGATCCTGCATGGCGTGATTCTGCGCACCCGACCGCGCAAGTCCGCACACGCTTACGCCCAGGTATGGGGCGAGGATGGATCGCCACTCGCTGCCATTACCGCACGCCAGGCGCGCGCCTTGCGCGAAGGGATCGGCGATGGCGTGATCGTCGACTGGGCGATGCGCTATGGCAAGCCAGCGTTCGGCGACCGCTTCGCCGCGCTGCAGGCGCAAGGCTGCGACCGCATCCTGGTGGCGCCGCTCTATCCGCAGTACTCGGCGGCCACCAACGCCTCGGTCATGGATGCTCTGTGCAAGGCGCTGGCGGCGATGCGTTGGCAGCCTGCTGTGCGCACGCTGCCGCCGTACTACGACGATCCCGGCTACATCGACGCGCTGGCTCAAGACCTCGGCGCCCAGATCGACGCGCTGCCGTTCGTGCCCGAGACGCTGCTGCTGTCGTTCCACGGCATGCCCGAGCGGACGCTGCGTCTCGGCGACCCATATTACTGCCACTGCCAGAAGACCGCGCGCCTGCTCTCCTCGGCGCTTGCCGGCCGCTTCCCGAATTTGCGGATCACGACGACGTTCCAATCCCGCTTCGGCCGCGCCAAGTGGCTCGAGCCCGCCACCGACACCGTGATCGAGAGCGAAGCCCGCAGCGGCACGTGCCGCTTGGTCGTGGCCGCGCCAGGCTTCTCGGCCGACTGCCTGGAGACCCTTGAGGAACTGGCTATCCGGGGCCGCGACAGCTTCCTGGCCGCGGGTGGCAGCGAATACGCGACACTGACATGCCTCAACGACGGCAGTGCCGGAATGGCGATGATCGAGCAGCTGATTCGCCGCGAGCTCTCCGGCTGGGCTTGA